One Mya arenaria isolate MELC-2E11 chromosome 7, ASM2691426v1 genomic window carries:
- the LOC128240096 gene encoding glucose dehydrogenase [FAD, quinone]-like, which translates to MEVTRAQLSFVVALIALLLYSFNVKDTKRTVDHINSTYDNIIVGGGSAGCVLAARLSEDSNNRVLLLEAGGEETGNANIQIPAAALGLWKSQWDWAYRTTPQKNSGFASEGDDNRHLWPSGKVLGGSSSINMMQYVRGSRYDYDEWKEEGCDGWGYEDVLPYFLKSEDIRIDDLEDSRYHNTGGPLVVTKDTSIPIWKRFVDAGKELGYKEIDYNGENQIGFGGSQVNIKHGARGSTVVQFLRPAMHRKNLHVGVDAHVTKVLIEDKIARGVSFVKNNRKQTVYAEKEVILSAGAIGSPQILMLSGVGPRAHLEGLNIPVVIDLPVGQNMEDHVYAFTPATMNSSEGFTGPKAESFSSMANYLLFGKGPLTTSRDVGSAFIKSSKCKTKYPDTQFILFATLPLLEMAHYSPTRGVGLLPDEWTDGFLILNMILHPRSAGFVMLESDDPFDYPVIDPNYFENEEDVKQMIEIMRKGIQLLKTKPFAEIATQVDRLNVPVCSHFNFLSDEHLKCYIQHFAVTGNHPTSTCRMGSSNDPTSVVDPQLRVKGIRNLRVADASVMPHVTSGNTNAPTIMIAEKAADIIRGIDSVAKLRKKIKSTE; encoded by the exons ATGGAGGTTACACGTGCACAATTATCATTTGTTGTTGCATTAATTGCATTACTCCTGTACTCATTCAATGTGAAGGACACCAAACGTACAGTTGATCATATAAACTCGACTTATGATAACATAATTGTCGGCGGTGGTTCCGCTGGATGCGTGCTAGCAGCTCGATTATCGGAAGACTCTAACAATAGGGTGTTGTTACTAGAAGCGGGTGGAGAAGAGACGGGAAATGCCAATATACAAATTCCAGCCGCCGCACTGGGTCTCTGGAAGAGTCAATGGGACTGGGCATATCGCACGACACCTCAGAAGAACTCGGGATTCGCGTCTGAAGGTGACGACAATCGCCACTTGTGGCCAAGTGGGAAAGTTCTCGGTGGTTCTAGCAGTATAAATATGATGCAGTATGTTAGAGGAAGTCG ttaTGACTATGATGAATGGAAAGAGGAAGGATGTGATGGATGGGGATATGAAGATGTTCTACCGTACTTCCTGAAATCTGAAGATATACGTATTGACGATCTTGAAGACTCGCGATACCACAATACTGGCGGACCTCTTGTTGTTACAAAGGATACTTCTATTCCCATTTGGAAGCGTTTTGTGGATGCAGGAAAGGAATTGGGTTATAAAGAAATCGACTACAATGGTGAAAACCAAATCGGATTTGGGGGCAGCCAGGTAAATATAAAACACGGAGCACGCGGAAGCACTGTGGTCCAGTTCTTACGGCCAGCAATGCACAGAAAAAATCTACACGTAGGTGTTGATGCGCATGTAACGAAGGTGTTAATTGAAGACAAAATAGCAAGAGGCGTCTCGTTCGTTAAGAATAATAGAAAGCAAACAGTGTATGCAGAAAAGGAGGTTATTCTTTCAGCAGGAGCAATTGGATCACCTCAGATACTGATGTTATCTGGCGTAGGACCTCGAGCACACTTAGAAGGTTTAAATATACCAGTTGTTATCGACCTACCCGTCGGGCAGAACATGGAAGACCACGTTTATGCTTTCACACCAGCAACAATGAACTCTTCGGAAGGATTTACTGGACCGAAAGCCGAGTCATTTTCATCTATGGCAAATTACCTGTTGTTTGGGAAAGGTCCATTAACCACGTCGAGGGATGTGGGATCAGCTTTTATAAAGTCTTCCAAATGTAAAACGAAATACCCTGATAcacagtttattttatttgccaCACTTCCATTGTTAGAAATGGCTCATTATTCGCCAACGCGTGGTGTTGGGTTATTGCCTGACGAGTGGACAGAcggttttcttattttaaatatgatactTCATCCAAGGAGTGCAGGCTTTGTGATGCTGGAGAGCGACGACCCGTTTGACTATCCGGTCATTGATcctaattattttgaaaatgaggAAGATGTCAAACAAATGATAGAAATCATGCGGAAAGGCATACAGCTGTTAAAAACCAAACCATTTGCAGAAATTGCGACTCAAGTAGACAGATTGAACGTTCCAGTGTGTAGTCATTTTAATTTTCTCTCCgatgaacatttgaaatgttaCATACAGCATTTTGCTGTAACTGGTAATCATCCCACCTCCACATGTAGAATGGGCTCATCAAATGATCCAACCTCTGTCGTAGATCCTCAACTGCGCGTCAAAGGCATCAGAAACCTACGAGTGGCAGATGCTTCCGTTATGCCACATGTCACTTCCGGCAACACAAATGCCCCGACTATCATGATTGCGGAAAAGGCTGCAGATATTATCAGAGGAATCGACAGTGTGGCAAAACtacgcaaaaaaataaaatctactGAATAG